GCCATCGCGACCCGCATCGGGGCCGGAACGATGTCGCTCTACAGCTATGTCCCGAACAAGGAGACCCTGCTGGAGCTGATGGTCGACCAGGTCAGCGGCGAGCACCGGATTCCGCCCGAACCCTCCGGCGACTGGCGCGCCGACCTGCGGCAGCTCGCCCACGAACAACGCGCGATGATGCGGAGCCACCCCTGGCTGGCCGCGGCGCTGCCCTCCCGGCAGACGTTCGGCCCCCACACGCTCGCGGTCCTGGAGTACGCGCTCGGGCTACTCGGCTCCGCCGGGGTGGAGGCCGGGGCGAGGCTGGAGACCTTCAGCGTGCTCACCGGTTTCGTGGCCAGCCACGTCACCTACGAACTCGCCCATGAGCAGGCGACCGAAGCCGCCGGCCGCGCCGCGGGCGAACTCGACGCCGCGCAGGCCCGCTACCTCGGGGCCATCGCCGCCACGGGCCGGTATCCCCGCCTCACCGAAGCCATGACGCCGGACACCCGTCACCCCGCGCCCGCCCCTCAGGCCGTCTTCGACC
This is a stretch of genomic DNA from Streptomyces sp. NBC_00536. It encodes these proteins:
- a CDS encoding TetR/AcrR family transcriptional regulator, translated to MDPELLWAQPERPRLGRPPTHSRAAITAEAVAIADTEGIAAVTMRAIATRIGAGTMSLYSYVPNKETLLELMVDQVSGEHRIPPEPSGDWRADLRQLAHEQRAMMRSHPWLAAALPSRQTFGPHTLAVLEYALGLLGSAGVEAGARLETFSVLTGFVASHVTYELAHEQATEAAGRAAGELDAAQARYLGAIAATGRYPRLTEAMTPDTRHPAPAPQAVFDRLLDRMINGLTAGA